ATCCCGACCGCGACCATGGCGCGCTGATCTCGAAGCTGGCCGCGCAAGGCGCCGACGTCGATGCGGTCCTGCCTTACGTCTATGACGCCAAGGCGGCCGACGCCAACATCGTCACCGCGATCGAGGCGATGGCGAAGGGCCAGATCGACGCCATTGCGCTGACGAGCTCGGGCCAGGCGCGTCGCCTGTTCGAGGTGGCGGCGGCGCATGGCTGCGAGGCGCGCCTGCGCGAGGGGCTCGAAAAGACGCCGATCGCCTCCGTCGGACCCGTCGTGTCGGAGGAACTGACATCGCACGGGCTGCGCGCGGCTATTTCGCCGGCTGAGGGCGCCTATTTCATGAAACCGCTGATCTCGGCGATGGCGGCCGCGCTTTCGAAGAACCCGCCGCGGGCGGCGCGTTAGCGGCTATTCGGCCGCCTGCCTGTGCTCGCGCAGGTAGGATTCGTAGGCCAGCCTAAGCCCCTCCTCCAGCGGCGTGCGCGCGTGCCAGCCGAGCGCGTTCAGGCGGCTGACGTCGAGCAGCTTCCGCGGCGTGCCGTCGGGCCGCGAGGGATCGAAGCTGATCGCGCCGTGATAGCCGACCACCTTGGCGACGAGGGTCGCGAACTCGGCGATCGTAACGTCCTCGCCGGTGCCGATATTGATCAGCCGCCCGTCCGAATAGACCTTCATCAGGTGCATGCAGGCGTCCGCCATGTCGTCGACATAGAGGAATTCGCGGCGCGGCGTGCCGGTGCCCCAGACCACGACATTGGCGGCGCCGGACACTTTCGCCTCGTGGAAACGGCGGATCAGGGCCGCGACGACATGGCTGTATTCCGGATGATAGTTGTCGCCGGGACCGTAGAGGTTGGTCGGCATCACGCTGATGAAGTCGCAGCCATACTGGCTGCGATAGGCTTCCACCATCTTGATCCCGGCGATCTTGGCGATCGCATAGGGCTCGTTGGTCTGTTCCAGCGCGCCGGTCAGCATCGCGTCCTCGCGCAGCGGCTGGGTGGCGAGCCTCGGATAGATGCAGGAGGAGCCGAGAAACATCAGCTTCTCCGCCTTGTTGAGGTGGGCGGCGTGGATGACGTTGGCGGCGATCGTCAGGTTGTCGTAGATGAATTCGGCGCGCAGCGTGTTGTTGGCGACGATGCCGCCGACCCTGGCGGCGGCGAGCAGGACCACCTGCGGCGTCCTGGTCGCGAACCAGTCGAACACCGCCGCCTGGTCGCGCAGGTCGAGTTCCGCGCTCGTCGGCGTCAGCAGCTCGACGTCCTCGCGCGCCAGCCGACGCACGAGCGCCGAGCCGACCATGCCGCGATGGCCGGCGACGAAGACAGTCTTGCCTTTTAGCTCAAACGGCGTTCCTGCCATGGGCAATCTCGCGCTTGGCCTCGTCAAGATCGCTCGCCACCATTTCGCTGACGAGCTGGGCGAATGTGGTCTTCGGCTTCCAGCCGAGCTTGTCGCGGGCCTTGCTAGCGTCGCCGACCAGGAGGTCAACCTCGGTGGGGCGGAAATAGACGGGATCGATGCGCACCAGCGTCTTGCCGGTCTTCCTGTCGACCCCGGTCTCCTCGACGCCCTTGCCGCGCCACTCGATCTTGCGGTCGACCTCGGCGAAGCACAATTCGACGAATTCCCGCACCGAGCGGGTCTCCCCGGTCGCCAGCACGAAATCGTCGGGCTTGTCCGCCTGCAGGATCCGATGCATGCCCTCGACATAGTCGCGGGCATGGCCCCAGTCGCGCTTGGCCTCGAGATTGCCGAGATAGAGCGTGGTCTCGAGCCCGACCTCGATGCGCGCGACGCCGCGGCTGATCTTGCGGGTGACGAAGGTCTCGCCGCGGATCGGGCTCTCATGGTTGAACAGGATGCCGTTACTGGCAAACATGCCGTAGGCCTCGCGGTAGTTCACCGTGATCCAGTAGCCGTAGAGTTTTGCGACGCCGTAGGGTGAGCGCGGGTAGAACGGCGTGGTTTCCTTCTGGGGCACCTGCTGGACGAGGCCGTAAAGTTCCGAGGTCGAGGCCTGGTAGAACCGCGTCTCCTTCTCCATGCCGAGGATGCGGATCGCTTCCAAAAGCCGCAGCACGCCGATGGCGTCGGCATTGGCGGTATATTCCGGGCTCTCGAAGCTGACGCCGACATGGCTCTGCGCCGCCAGATTGTAGATCTCGGTCGGCCTGATCTGCTGCATCAGCCGGATCAGGTTGGTCGAGTCGGTCATGTCGCCGTAATGCAGCAGGAACGGCACG
This genomic interval from Bradyrhizobium sp. NP1 contains the following:
- a CDS encoding GDP-L-fucose synthase, whose protein sequence is MAGTPFELKGKTVFVAGHRGMVGSALVRRLAREDVELLTPTSAELDLRDQAAVFDWFATRTPQVVLLAAARVGGIVANNTLRAEFIYDNLTIAANVIHAAHLNKAEKLMFLGSSCIYPRLATQPLREDAMLTGALEQTNEPYAIAKIAGIKMVEAYRSQYGCDFISVMPTNLYGPGDNYHPEYSHVVAALIRRFHEAKVSGAANVVVWGTGTPRREFLYVDDMADACMHLMKVYSDGRLINIGTGEDVTIAEFATLVAKVVGYHGAISFDPSRPDGTPRKLLDVSRLNALGWHARTPLEEGLRLAYESYLREHRQAAE
- the gmd gene encoding GDP-mannose 4,6-dehydratase → MTAQDSQRRVALITGVTGQDGAYLADYLLGQGYIVHGIKRRSSSFNTARIDHLYEDPHTGNVPFLLHYGDMTDSTNLIRLMQQIRPTEIYNLAAQSHVGVSFESPEYTANADAIGVLRLLEAIRILGMEKETRFYQASTSELYGLVQQVPQKETTPFYPRSPYGVAKLYGYWITVNYREAYGMFASNGILFNHESPIRGETFVTRKISRGVARIEVGLETTLYLGNLEAKRDWGHARDYVEGMHRILQADKPDDFVLATGETRSVREFVELCFAEVDRKIEWRGKGVEETGVDRKTGKTLVRIDPVYFRPTEVDLLVGDASKARDKLGWKPKTTFAQLVSEMVASDLDEAKREIAHGRNAV